A genomic window from Lactobacillus sp. ESL0677 includes:
- a CDS encoding DUF2577 domain-containing protein encodes MAGERLYRMMHERGGSDNEYCDIVYGTVDSVDPLKVQLANDMILTDDFIVLGKNIGKIVLNGRVKVYAHSDKVGNASGNRPELIEKVRYELDNSLKKDDKVTMIRMDGGQQFYLFEREPKKPLKLE; translated from the coding sequence ATGGCTGGTGAACGACTCTACAGAATGATGCACGAGAGAGGCGGCTCAGACAATGAGTATTGTGATATTGTTTATGGCACGGTTGATTCAGTTGACCCACTAAAAGTGCAACTGGCTAACGACATGATTCTGACCGATGATTTTATCGTTCTGGGCAAAAATATTGGCAAGATTGTGCTGAATGGCAGAGTTAAAGTCTATGCTCACAGCGACAAGGTTGGCAATGCGTCAGGTAATCGTCCTGAATTGATTGAAAAGGTCAGATATGAGCTTGATAACAGTTTGAAAAAGGATGATAAGGTGACCATGATTCGTATGGATGGTGGCCAGCAATTCTACTTGTTTGAACGTGAACCCAAGAAGCCGCTAAAGCTTGAATAG
- a CDS encoding DUF2634 domain-containing protein, producing the protein MTFQIKNGRIRNKVDGLPAMVQAVWKILKTERFVYPIYSDQYGNDLPDLFGKSFSYARVEIKRMLEEALLDDDRVTEVTIDSIEQSDSTTLSVTGTCTTIYGDVPIESEVKISDTR; encoded by the coding sequence CTGACTTTTCAAATCAAGAATGGCCGCATACGTAACAAGGTTGATGGATTACCTGCGATGGTGCAGGCGGTGTGGAAAATTCTGAAAACTGAACGCTTTGTCTATCCAATTTATAGTGACCAGTATGGCAACGACTTACCAGACCTTTTTGGCAAGTCGTTTTCTTATGCGCGAGTTGAAATCAAGCGAATGCTGGAAGAAGCATTACTTGATGATGACCGAGTAACCGAAGTAACGATTGACAGCATTGAGCAGTCAGACAGCACTACGTTATCCGTGACTGGGACTTGCACCACAATTTATGGCGATGTGCCAATAGAAAGTGAAGTGAAGATAAGTGACACCAGATGA
- a CDS encoding baseplate J/gp47 family protein, whose amino-acid sequence MTPDDLAAEFEEHDVDFYIEEMLDEVPDDIDKREGSVIYDAIAPAALVMAQENQRMAMIIKETYVRTAEGEFLDYRAAERGTARYAATQTEVKAKITDNDGNGLTNVQVGDQFASIGETPIFYTVTQIYDDLTVAMTADDPGTTPNGYLGQILPVTPNDELSWAEIIEIIAPARDEETDDHLRARLLGSDDWIAYGGNIADYLAMTSKITEVGATQVYPVWNGAGTVKLVILNNDLMPANQDLITKVKNVIDPTDSEAQGYGLAPIDHNVTVTAPTALTVDIATNIQIDSQHSADAVKQQINDQLTEYFKNLRASWNLIDPKTGRGYAMMIYRSKILSQIMQIEGVMNATIPNLNGADSDIKLVFDNSTSQLPILGTVTLNE is encoded by the coding sequence GTGACACCAGATGATTTAGCAGCGGAATTCGAGGAACACGATGTTGATTTTTATATAGAAGAAATGCTAGACGAAGTGCCAGATGACATTGATAAGCGTGAAGGTTCCGTTATTTATGATGCGATTGCTCCTGCAGCTTTGGTTATGGCACAGGAGAATCAACGTATGGCCATGATTATCAAGGAGACATATGTGAGAACAGCTGAAGGCGAATTCTTGGATTATCGAGCGGCTGAACGAGGGACGGCTCGATATGCGGCGACACAAACTGAAGTTAAAGCGAAGATTACTGATAATGATGGCAATGGACTAACAAATGTACAGGTAGGCGACCAATTCGCAAGTATTGGTGAAACGCCTATTTTTTATACCGTTACGCAAATTTATGATGACTTAACGGTTGCAATGACAGCTGACGACCCTGGGACAACACCCAATGGCTATCTGGGGCAGATTTTACCGGTTACGCCAAATGACGAGTTGTCCTGGGCAGAAATTATTGAAATCATTGCACCAGCTCGTGATGAAGAAACTGATGACCACTTACGAGCAAGACTGCTAGGTTCAGATGATTGGATTGCCTACGGTGGCAATATTGCGGACTACCTAGCAATGACCAGCAAGATTACCGAGGTAGGAGCAACACAGGTTTATCCAGTATGGAACGGCGCAGGAACAGTTAAGCTGGTCATTCTGAATAACGATTTAATGCCGGCTAATCAGGATTTAATTACTAAGGTCAAAAATGTGATTGACCCAACTGATAGTGAGGCCCAAGGTTATGGTTTAGCACCAATTGATCATAATGTAACCGTAACTGCACCCACAGCCTTGACCGTCGATATTGCGACAAATATACAGATTGACAGTCAACACAGTGCAGATGCAGTGAAACAGCAAATTAACGACCAATTGACCGAGTATTTTAAAAACTTGCGAGCAAGCTGGAATTTAATTGATCCGAAAACTGGTCGTGGTTATGCCATGATGATTTACCGGTCAAAAATACTGTCGCAAATTATGCAGATTGAAGGCGTGATGAACGCAACAATCCCTAACTTAAATGGTGCTGACAGTGATATTAAATTGGTGTTTGATAATAGCACTTCGCAATTGCCAATCTTAGGGACGGTGACACTAAATGAGTAA
- a CDS encoding putative phage tail protein: protein MSNDLMAYLPDYYQDVYEMQAIMHAHGQVLDEFESKQIRTLLNQFVTQTDSKGIAVFENQVGVQPSPGDDLATRQNRVLMHLLPPRPITIKYLRELFNTLKIPVNITIDYGQRNAIVEGNSSSITDTQIDNIRYILNVYLPANMVYEIKIALKQVLIGNDLFIGIGMKSKVTAIIDANVSQIF from the coding sequence ATGAGTAATGATTTAATGGCTTACTTGCCAGATTATTACCAGGACGTGTACGAAATGCAAGCTATTATGCATGCACACGGGCAAGTCTTAGATGAATTTGAGAGTAAACAAATTCGAACGCTGCTCAATCAATTTGTGACACAAACCGATAGTAAGGGTATTGCAGTATTTGAAAATCAGGTTGGTGTGCAGCCAAGTCCTGGCGATGATTTGGCTACCAGACAGAATAGAGTGCTGATGCACTTACTGCCACCTAGACCGATAACGATTAAGTATTTGCGAGAACTGTTTAACACTTTAAAAATACCAGTTAACATCACGATTGATTATGGGCAACGGAATGCCATTGTTGAAGGCAATAGTAGCAGCATTACTGATACGCAAATTGATAATATCCGTTATATTTTGAACGTTTATCTGCCAGCTAATATGGTTTATGAAATCAAGATTGCTTTAAAGCAAGTATTGATTGGTAATGACTTGTTTATTGGCATTGGTATGAAGTCAAAAGTAACAGCAATAATTGATGCAAATGTATCGCAGATTTTTTAA
- a CDS encoding AbrB/MazE/SpoVT family DNA-binding domain-containing protein — MTEQTLKLSSKGQVVIPVAIRRKLGLQGGDELSISVSNNELIIKKLPTALEWADLIKDIPTERVDIDKNGHYDAKKSPDFHDWMVNG; from the coding sequence ATGACAGAGCAAACTTTAAAATTATCAAGTAAAGGACAGGTTGTTATTCCAGTAGCAATAAGACGTAAACTGGGATTGCAAGGCGGCGATGAATTATCAATTAGTGTTAGTAATAACGAACTAATTATTAAAAAGTTACCAACAGCACTAGAATGGGCTGACTTGATTAAAGATATTCCAACCGAAAGAGTTGATATTGATAAAAATGGACATTATGATGCCAAAAAGTCACCTGATTTTCATGATTGGATGGTTAATGGCTAA
- a CDS encoding type II toxin-antitoxin system PemK/MazF family toxin produces MQPMELYIANVPFDEQNGGKVRPALVLAVKKKYVIVFKITSQYQNKSSKIKKLYYPIKQWQEAGLKKQSYVDTHKNYEITKEAVFSRRPIGKLSSIDIIGLSKFIRKQAI; encoded by the coding sequence ATGCAGCCAATGGAGTTATACATCGCCAATGTACCTTTTGACGAACAAAATGGTGGTAAAGTGCGACCAGCTTTGGTGTTAGCTGTTAAGAAAAAATATGTAATAGTGTTTAAAATTACAAGTCAATATCAAAATAAATCAAGTAAGATTAAAAAATTATATTATCCGATAAAGCAATGGCAGGAAGCAGGACTTAAAAAGCAATCCTATGTTGATACACATAAGAATTATGAGATTACTAAAGAAGCAGTTTTCAGTCGACGTCCGATTGGAAAATTAAGTTCTATCGATATTATCGGATTAAGTAAATTTATTAGAAAGCAAGCAATTTAG
- a CDS encoding XkdX family protein: MFNLKQFAPMMEKVYQSLYNSKIYDKAKIASFVALGTIDAAAYKRITGEDYSEASTENSK; encoded by the coding sequence ATGTTTAATTTGAAACAATTTGCACCAATGATGGAAAAAGTATATCAATCACTTTATAATTCAAAGATTTACGATAAAGCTAAAATTGCTTCGTTTGTAGCACTGGGCACGATTGACGCTGCAGCGTATAAACGAATTACAGGGGAAGATTATTCAGAAGCATCTACTGAAAATAGTAAGTAG
- a CDS encoding phage holin, LLH family, translating into MIKIMFDTVYAVLFLLAVLVGFYATKHVAKNKAMLFIEDLATAFVHQAETTDLHGQDKMSNVLNSVEAVLEKNHIKVDPIIESAIKAFAEQEVAKMNEGKK; encoded by the coding sequence ATGATTAAAATTATGTTTGACACAGTGTATGCTGTGTTATTTTTATTGGCTGTTTTAGTTGGATTTTATGCTACTAAGCACGTAGCTAAGAATAAAGCAATGTTGTTCATCGAAGACTTAGCTACGGCATTTGTCCATCAGGCTGAAACTACTGACCTTCATGGACAAGATAAAATGAGTAACGTACTAAATAGCGTTGAAGCTGTATTAGAAAAAAATCATATCAAAGTAGACCCAATTATTGAGTCAGCTATTAAAGCATTTGCAGAACAAGAAGTAGCTAAAATGAATGAAGGCAAGAAATAA
- a CDS encoding N-acetylmuramoyl-L-alanine amidase — protein MKRNYKYALGANEGSSQVAQRRFIVAHSTATPNGEAWAVAHNMKTGINTSQTYVHLIVDDKHIYAVGEIGYVAWGAGTPANNLSPVQIELCEFTNHRRAMKAYKHYVNWLRWAAKKYGIPLTLDDNGYKGIKTHSWLVQHGYSNTNHTDPWGYLNKLGITKTRFAKDLKKGFSGLNIKLTK, from the coding sequence ATGAAACGAAATTATAAATACGCACTTGGTGCTAATGAAGGTAGTTCACAAGTTGCTCAACGTAGGTTTATCGTAGCTCACTCTACTGCCACACCTAATGGCGAAGCATGGGCGGTAGCACATAATATGAAAACTGGCATCAATACTAGTCAGACCTATGTTCACTTGATTGTTGATGACAAACATATCTATGCAGTTGGCGAAATTGGTTATGTAGCCTGGGGTGCAGGAACGCCAGCAAATAATCTATCACCAGTTCAAATCGAGCTCTGTGAATTTACTAATCACAGGCGAGCAATGAAAGCCTATAAACATTATGTTAACTGGCTCAGGTGGGCTGCAAAGAAGTATGGCATTCCATTGACATTAGATGACAATGGCTACAAAGGCATTAAGACACATAGTTGGTTAGTTCAGCATGGGTACAGTAATACAAATCATACTGATCCTTGGGGATATTTAAATAAACTGGGTATTACTAAAACAAGATTCGCTAAAGACTTAAAGAAGGGTTTTAGTGGATTAAACATTAAATTAACTAAATAA
- a CDS encoding HigA family addiction module antitoxin produces the protein MSNETEYKDLIAFHPGSYIEEIVEDLNITQAEFADRLEVSAKTVSKLINGETAITSKIANKLAKLTGISMKTWLSLQTNYEVKLAEIENQRNADEKRACDLIDFSYFKKYGYADKSKKRYSKSEKIQILRRSLKTSNLSQLFEFNPLVSYRRADFSEKSIVCSNVMLELATMDARNKTNNKYEKVKLEKALPIIRKMTLQKTKVFYPRLKQLLLDCGIVLEAFPNLKNASLNGATKKFKNGSILLLITDRNKNSDIFWFSLIHELGHIYYEDFYSDYEDKEKYQEKEKKADRFAENFLIPQESYKEFVKKHNFDFDAIQSFAKKVKINLGIVIGRLQSDKYLKYNQYSNLKSKYKISLQQN, from the coding sequence ATGAGTAATGAAACAGAATATAAAGACCTAATTGCTTTTCATCCGGGGTCTTACATTGAAGAAATTGTGGAAGATTTAAATATCACACAGGCGGAATTTGCCGATCGCCTTGAGGTGTCGGCTAAGACTGTCAGTAAATTAATTAATGGTGAAACTGCAATAACTTCAAAAATTGCTAATAAATTAGCAAAGTTAACAGGAATTTCAATGAAGACTTGGTTAAGTTTACAAACAAATTATGAAGTGAAGTTAGCTGAAATCGAAAATCAAAGAAATGCAGATGAAAAACGTGCATGTGATCTGATTGATTTTTCTTACTTTAAAAAATACGGTTATGCAGATAAAAGTAAAAAACGTTATAGTAAAAGCGAAAAAATTCAGATTTTAAGAAGATCACTTAAAACTTCAAATTTGTCACAATTATTTGAATTTAATCCATTAGTTAGTTATCGCAGAGCAGATTTTAGTGAAAAATCGATTGTATGTTCAAACGTTATGTTAGAACTAGCGACAATGGATGCAAGAAATAAAACTAACAATAAATATGAAAAGGTAAAACTCGAAAAAGCTTTACCGATTATTAGAAAGATGACTCTACAAAAAACTAAAGTATTTTATCCTAGACTAAAACAACTTTTGTTAGATTGTGGTATTGTACTAGAAGCATTTCCAAATTTAAAAAATGCTAGTTTGAATGGTGCAACTAAAAAATTTAAAAATGGTAGCATACTCTTATTAATTACGGATAGAAATAAAAATTCTGATATATTTTGGTTTTCTCTTATTCATGAACTAGGACATATTTATTACGAAGACTTTTATTCTGATTATGAGGACAAAGAAAAATATCAGGAAAAAGAAAAGAAAGCAGACAGATTTGCTGAAAACTTTTTAATACCACAAGAAAGTTATAAAGAGTTTGTAAAAAAGCATAATTTTGATTTTGATGCTATTCAAAGTTTTGCTAAGAAGGTAAAAATAAATTTAGGTATTGTCATAGGTCGATTACAATCTGATAAATATTTAAAATATAATCAATATAGCAACTTAAAATCAAAATATAAAATTTCATTGCAACAAAATTAA
- a CDS encoding Mur ligase family protein has translation MNLKSKIAKVAGKSSYWFLHNVLKGGTSFPGKLAMKIDPQVLKALARDYETVIVTGTNGKTMTTSLIVTALKQKYGDILTNPSGSNMEQGIVTAFLAHKPKKVTRKIAVLEVDEANVKMVTELVHPSYYVLTNIFRDQMDRYGEIYTTYAKIIDGIKLAPEATIIANGDASIFSSVDLPNKKVFYGFNLDSEQKNSDTKAPVNTDGVLCPKCDHVIHFHERIYANLGDFFCPHCGYKRPELKYQVNKIIKQTPNQLAFQMGAKDYIINIGGTYNIYNALAAYSVAREFGLSDDEVAQSFAKNKRVFGRQELINYAGKDIDLILVKNPVGLDEVLHMLNTEPEDYSLVALLNANHADGIDTSWIWDGQFEDLNCEQIRHVIIGGLRRKDMHFRLEVAGFNPDNMTVAENNDDLIAQIAKLPTKKVYILSTYTALLALRKTMAEKKIIKAGM, from the coding sequence ATGAATCTAAAATCAAAAATTGCCAAGGTAGCTGGTAAATCAAGCTATTGGTTTCTTCATAATGTATTAAAAGGCGGCACCAGTTTCCCCGGCAAGTTAGCAATGAAAATTGATCCGCAGGTGTTAAAGGCTTTAGCACGGGATTATGAAACGGTCATTGTGACTGGGACTAACGGCAAGACAATGACGACATCTCTAATTGTGACCGCATTAAAGCAAAAGTATGGCGATATTTTAACTAATCCATCAGGCTCAAATATGGAGCAAGGAATTGTTACAGCATTCTTGGCCCATAAGCCAAAAAAGGTGACGCGCAAAATCGCGGTCTTAGAGGTTGATGAAGCCAATGTCAAAATGGTTACCGAATTAGTTCACCCTAGTTATTATGTGTTAACCAACATTTTTCGCGACCAAATGGACAGATATGGCGAAATTTACACCACTTATGCCAAAATCATAGATGGCATTAAGCTGGCTCCTGAAGCAACAATTATTGCCAATGGTGATGCTAGCATTTTTTCATCAGTTGACTTACCTAATAAAAAAGTATTCTACGGATTTAATTTGGATTCTGAGCAAAAAAATAGCGATACTAAGGCTCCAGTGAACACAGATGGCGTCTTATGTCCTAAGTGCGACCATGTTATTCACTTTCATGAGCGCATCTATGCTAACCTAGGTGACTTTTTCTGTCCACATTGCGGCTACAAACGGCCTGAATTAAAATATCAGGTTAACAAAATTATTAAACAAACGCCCAATCAACTGGCATTTCAAATGGGGGCTAAGGATTATATAATTAACATTGGTGGGACTTACAACATTTATAATGCGCTGGCTGCATATTCTGTTGCTCGTGAATTTGGTCTAAGCGACGATGAGGTCGCACAATCATTTGCCAAAAACAAACGCGTCTTTGGTCGGCAGGAATTAATTAATTATGCTGGTAAGGACATCGACCTGATTTTAGTTAAAAATCCGGTGGGCCTTGACGAGGTGCTCCACATGTTAAACACGGAGCCTGAAGATTATTCACTGGTTGCTCTGCTTAATGCCAACCATGCTGATGGGATTGACACCTCTTGGATTTGGGATGGCCAGTTCGAAGACCTAAATTGTGAGCAGATTAGGCATGTTATTATTGGCGGCTTGCGTCGTAAAGACATGCACTTTAGGTTAGAAGTTGCCGGCTTTAACCCTGATAACATGACTGTAGCTGAAAATAATGACGACTTAATTGCGCAAATTGCTAAATTGCCAACTAAAAAAGTTTATATTTTATCAACCTATACTGCCCTTCTCGCCTTGCGTAAAACAATGGCTGAAAAGAAAATCATTAAAGCTGGTATGTAA
- a CDS encoding thymidine kinase, with translation MAQLFFHYGAMSSGKTIEILKDTHNYEAQGRKIALMTSGVDNRSGVGTVASRIGLHRDAVPIEPETNIFEYIKKLNAEDKKRGDGSIACVFIDEAQFLERHHVLECARIVDELKIPVMTFGLKNDFQNKLFEGSKNLLIFADKIKEIKTICHYCGRKATMNLRIHDGQPVYEGEQVQIGGDESYYPVCRFHYFHPGKLRTREE, from the coding sequence ATGGCACAATTATTTTTTCACTATGGCGCGATGAGTAGTGGTAAAACAATTGAAATTCTTAAAGATACGCATAACTATGAGGCCCAGGGGCGAAAGATTGCATTGATGACCAGCGGTGTTGATAATCGCAGTGGTGTTGGCACAGTTGCTTCAAGAATTGGTCTGCACCGAGATGCAGTTCCGATTGAGCCAGAGACGAATATTTTTGAGTATATCAAAAAACTAAACGCTGAGGATAAAAAACGCGGCGATGGTTCGATTGCTTGTGTTTTTATTGATGAGGCGCAATTTTTAGAGCGGCACCATGTCTTAGAATGTGCCAGAATTGTTGATGAACTTAAGATTCCGGTAATGACTTTTGGACTTAAGAATGATTTTCAGAATAAATTATTTGAGGGTAGTAAAAACCTCTTGATTTTTGCAGATAAAATTAAGGAAATCAAAACAATTTGCCACTATTGCGGCCGTAAGGCTACAATGAACTTACGGATTCACGATGGTCAACCTGTTTATGAGGGTGAGCAAGTGCAAATTGGTGGCGATGAAAGTTATTATCCAGTTTGCCGGTTTCATTATTTTCACCCGGGAAAGCTTAGAACAAGAGAGGAATAG
- the prfA gene encoding peptide chain release factor 1, producing the protein MDKVMAQLEGLVAHYEELQEMMADPEVISDTKRYMEISKEEADLRDVVQKYQKYKADKQEIADNKEIISSESDSDLVDMAKEENHDLEQEIGELEDQIKILMLPKDPNDDKDIIMEIRGAAGGDEASLFAGDLLRMYEKYAERQNWQVSIVDSEPTEVGGYKRIAIMITGDKVYSKLKYENGAHRVQRVPVTESQGRVHTSTATVAVMPEYEQVDLDLDPKDIRVDVYRSSGAGGQHINKTSSAVRMTHLPTGIVVAMQDQRSQQQNREKAMQILKSRVYDYYESQNRNQYDAKRKNAVGTGDRSERIRTYNYPQNRVTDHRIGFTLNKLDRVMNGELDEIIDALILYNQTKQLEELADQNA; encoded by the coding sequence ATGGACAAAGTTATGGCACAGCTTGAAGGGTTAGTAGCTCATTATGAAGAGCTTCAAGAAATGATGGCCGACCCAGAAGTCATCAGTGATACCAAGCGCTACATGGAAATTTCAAAAGAAGAGGCAGATTTGCGCGATGTTGTGCAAAAATACCAAAAATATAAGGCAGATAAGCAAGAGATTGCTGATAATAAGGAAATTATTTCAAGCGAAAGTGACAGCGACCTAGTTGACATGGCTAAGGAAGAAAATCACGATCTTGAACAAGAAATCGGTGAATTAGAAGACCAAATTAAAATATTAATGCTGCCAAAAGACCCTAACGATGATAAGGATATTATCATGGAAATTCGTGGTGCTGCTGGTGGGGATGAAGCCTCACTATTTGCCGGTGACTTGCTCAGAATGTATGAGAAATATGCTGAACGGCAGAATTGGCAGGTATCAATAGTTGATAGTGAACCAACAGAAGTAGGCGGCTATAAGCGGATCGCTATTATGATTACCGGTGATAAGGTTTATTCTAAGCTCAAGTACGAAAATGGTGCGCACCGAGTACAACGGGTACCAGTAACTGAATCACAAGGTCGGGTTCATACGTCAACTGCGACTGTTGCGGTTATGCCTGAATACGAGCAAGTAGATTTGGACCTTGATCCTAAGGATATTCGGGTTGATGTTTATCGTTCAAGTGGTGCCGGTGGCCAGCACATTAACAAGACTTCTAGTGCTGTTCGAATGACGCACTTGCCAACTGGGATTGTTGTTGCTATGCAGGATCAACGTAGTCAGCAGCAGAACCGGGAAAAGGCGATGCAAATTCTGAAGTCGCGGGTTTATGACTATTATGAAAGCCAAAATCGTAACCAATATGATGCTAAAAGAAAGAACGCTGTTGGTACTGGGGACCGTTCAGAACGGATTCGGACGTACAATTACCCGCAAAACCGGGTAACTGACCATCGAATTGGTTTTACTTTAAATAAGCTTGACCGAGTAATGAACGGTGAATTGGATGAAATTATCGATGCTTTAATTTTATATAACCAAACTAAGCAATTAGAGGAGCTGGCTGATCAAAATGCCTAA
- the prmC gene encoding peptide chain release factor N(5)-glutamine methyltransferase — translation MPKITILRDLQIWSVETAPDARPEDVEYLLAERLNLTPSEYALKHDLQLTPEQLKQAQKDVNKLAKGISPQYILGYAWFYGYKIMVQHGVLIPRFETEELVNWALAHLQSGDKVLDLGTGSGCITVVLAKEAASKGITDLDLYASDVTDAALRTSEENFVTYDLDVTTRKANVLIGLEKFDVIISNPPYIKETEKNLMDQNVLQNEPKEALFGGKTGLEFYQKFAKQVREHLNSHGEFFLEYGFSEKEQLSELFAKELPDFTVEFKNDMAGKPRMVYGKWNK, via the coding sequence ATGCCTAAAATTACAATACTGCGAGATTTACAAATTTGGTCTGTTGAAACTGCACCGGATGCGAGGCCTGAAGATGTGGAATACTTGCTGGCAGAAAGATTAAATTTAACGCCCAGTGAGTATGCCTTAAAGCATGATTTACAATTAACGCCTGAGCAATTGAAGCAAGCACAAAAAGATGTTAATAAACTAGCTAAGGGGATATCGCCGCAATATATTTTGGGCTATGCCTGGTTTTACGGCTATAAAATTATGGTTCAACATGGGGTTTTGATTCCGCGGTTTGAAACTGAAGAACTAGTTAATTGGGCGCTAGCTCATTTACAGTCAGGCGACAAGGTTTTGGATTTAGGAACTGGGTCTGGTTGTATCACGGTCGTTTTAGCTAAAGAAGCTGCAAGCAAGGGAATTACTGACCTAGATTTATACGCTTCAGATGTTACCGATGCTGCTTTGCGAACTAGCGAGGAAAACTTTGTCACTTATGACCTTGATGTGACGACGCGTAAAGCTAATGTTTTAATTGGCCTAGAGAAGTTTGATGTGATTATTTCTAATCCGCCTTATATTAAGGAAACAGAAAAAAATCTTATGGACCAAAATGTCTTGCAAAATGAACCTAAAGAAGCATTATTTGGCGGTAAGACTGGCTTGGAATTTTACCAAAAATTTGCCAAACAAGTTCGGGAGCATTTAAATAGTCATGGTGAGTTCTTCCTGGAGTACGGCTTTAGTGAAAAGGAGCAGTTAAGTGAATTATTTGCTAAGGAATTGCCGGACTTTACGGTTGAGTTTAAAAACGACATGGCAGGTAAGCCACGCATGGTTTATGGAAAGTGGAACAAGTAG
- a CDS encoding L-threonylcarbamoyladenylate synthase: METKIFSEGQIDDAVKLLAAGELVAFPTETVYGLGAIATNEKSVKGVYAAKGRPSDNPLIVTVSDAEMMARYAKEVPERAKKLIKHFWPGPLTLLLFVKPDSLPSAVTGGLDTVAFRCPDDKLTHDLIAKLGYPIVGPSANTSTKPSPTTAQHVYHDLKGKIAGIIDGGETRVGLESTIIDLSVKTPIVLRPGEITPEELSAVLGEKVLINTGKVSDQDVPKAPGMKYRHYAPAAPVMVVDDAKDFAQINFDKTTGVMALDAELAKISAPEENKFSLGQDLTDADHNLFSGLRYFDDKKDIKQIFVQGFSGSEETLAYMNRLNKAAAGHHYQVN; encoded by the coding sequence ATGGAAACGAAAATTTTTTCAGAAGGACAAATTGATGATGCAGTTAAATTGCTGGCTGCAGGTGAATTAGTCGCTTTTCCAACGGAAACGGTTTATGGACTAGGAGCAATTGCCACTAACGAAAAGTCGGTCAAAGGTGTTTATGCAGCTAAGGGTCGGCCGAGTGATAATCCATTAATTGTGACGGTTTCAGACGCTGAAATGATGGCAAGATATGCTAAAGAAGTGCCAGAACGGGCAAAAAAGTTAATTAAACACTTCTGGCCAGGCCCATTAACATTGTTGCTCTTTGTTAAACCTGACAGCTTACCTAGCGCTGTTACTGGCGGTCTTGATACAGTTGCCTTTCGTTGCCCCGATGACAAGCTGACCCATGACTTAATTGCCAAGTTGGGTTATCCAATTGTGGGGCCGTCAGCCAATACATCAACTAAGCCTAGTCCAACAACTGCACAACATGTATATCATGATCTTAAGGGTAAAATTGCTGGTATCATTGATGGCGGAGAGACAAGAGTAGGTCTGGAATCGACGATTATTGACTTATCAGTTAAAACTCCGATTGTTTTGCGTCCCGGCGAGATTACTCCGGAAGAGCTAAGTGCAGTTTTAGGAGAAAAGGTACTGATTAACACCGGCAAGGTTTCTGATCAAGATGTACCAAAGGCACCAGGGATGAAGTACCGGCATTATGCGCCTGCTGCTCCTGTAATGGTGGTTGATGATGCTAAAGACTTTGCGCAGATTAATTTTGATAAAACAACGGGGGTTATGGCTCTTGATGCTGAGTTAGCAAAAATTTCTGCGCCAGAAGAAAATAAATTTAGCTTGGGGCAAGATTTAACTGATGCTGATCATAATTTGTTTAGCGGCTTACGTTATTTTGACGATAAAAAGGACATCAAACAGATTTTTGTCCAAGGCTTCAGTGGTAGTGAAGAAACTTTAGCTTATATGAATAGACTAAATAAGGCCGCTGCTGGTCACCATTATCAAGTGAATTAA